One genomic region from Dehalococcoidales bacterium encodes:
- a CDS encoding GNAT family N-acetyltransferase — MTCIIRPMGRDDRAPLFGILDTIPEFSHDDVAVAREVIDSYLHSPSGSGYHVLVAEVDGSVVGYICYGPTPLTHSTWDLYWMATLPARQGQGIGGRLMAQAESRIVESGGRLALIETSSRPEYEKTMRFHLYHGYELVARIPDFYAPGDDRLTLQKRLGG; from the coding sequence ATGACATGCATCATCCGTCCGATGGGTCGTGACGACAGGGCGCCGCTCTTCGGCATCCTGGATACCATCCCTGAGTTCAGTCACGATGACGTAGCCGTTGCCAGGGAGGTTATCGATAGCTACCTGCATAGCCCTTCCGGGTCCGGGTATCACGTGCTTGTGGCTGAGGTTGATGGCAGTGTCGTCGGCTACATCTGCTATGGCCCGACACCGCTTACCCATTCGACGTGGGACCTGTACTGGATGGCAACGTTGCCGGCAAGACAGGGACAGGGTATTGGCGGCAGGCTGATGGCACAGGCTGAGAGTCGGATCGTGGAATCAGGGGGCAGGCTCGCCCTGATTGAGACATCCTCCCGGCCGGAATACGAGAAGACCATGCGCTTTCATCTGTATCATGGCTACGAACTGGTTGCCCGTATACCGGACTTCTAC
- a CDS encoding ATP-grasp domain-containing protein: MRQRVAVIHNAVSPSRYDQLGERQAVAGVLDAVEAVSIALSELDYEVVSVPLEPPVEEAVARLKSLDVDLVFNLFEGFSGCPETEAEIADVLVTLGVPHTGCPAPVLRLGLDKTRVKEILRYDGIDTPAFQVLNSETVSAFRLRYPCIVKPCGEDASHGISQESVVDSPCALKEQVARVSDSYGGRALVEEFIDGREFNVTVLSNSNVSVLPVSEIDYDLPSGAARILTYAAKWEPTSPEYGGTKAVCPARITNGDRARIEEVALHVFRLLGCRGYARIDLRADRKGRMNVLEVNPNPDISPGSGAVRQAEAAGMTYAQFIRTITEIALERS; this comes from the coding sequence TGGATGCAGTTGAGGCGGTCTCCATCGCCCTGAGTGAACTGGACTACGAGGTCGTGTCGGTACCGCTGGAGCCTCCTGTTGAAGAAGCTGTGGCAAGACTGAAGTCCCTGGACGTGGACCTGGTATTCAACCTCTTCGAGGGTTTCTCCGGTTGCCCGGAGACCGAGGCCGAAATAGCCGACGTGCTGGTGACGCTCGGCGTACCCCACACCGGCTGTCCTGCCCCGGTGCTGAGGCTAGGCCTGGACAAGACCAGGGTCAAGGAGATACTGCGGTACGACGGCATTGACACGCCTGCGTTCCAGGTGCTTAATTCGGAGACAGTCTCAGCCTTCCGGCTGAGATATCCCTGCATCGTTAAGCCTTGCGGAGAGGATGCCAGCCACGGTATATCCCAGGAAAGCGTGGTGGACAGTCCGTGTGCACTGAAGGAGCAGGTGGCACGAGTGAGCGACTCCTATGGCGGCAGAGCGCTGGTGGAGGAATTCATTGACGGCCGGGAGTTCAATGTCACCGTTCTGAGCAATTCTAATGTGTCTGTGCTGCCTGTATCCGAGATAGACTACGACTTGCCTTCCGGGGCAGCCAGAATCCTCACCTATGCCGCCAAATGGGAACCCACCAGTCCGGAATATGGAGGCACGAAGGCTGTCTGTCCGGCTCGAATCACGAACGGTGACAGGGCTCGTATCGAAGAAGTGGCGCTGCACGTATTCCGCCTGCTGGGATGCCGTGGTTATGCCAGGATAGACCTGCGAGCAGACAGAAAGGGACGCATGAATGTGCTGGAGGTAAATCCAAACCCTGACATATCCCCAGGCTCGGGGGCGGTGCGCCAGGCGGAGGCGGCCGGAATGACGTATGCCCAGTTCATTCGCACGATCACGGAAATCGCCCTGGAGCGGAGCTGA